A window of the Cystobacter fuscus genome harbors these coding sequences:
- a CDS encoding helix-turn-helix domain-containing protein: MSQKPVTRSPEKDPLSVQIGGAARKARMALKLSQEEAAELVGVATEVYGKYERGDLRPSTPTLVKLSKALGTSVDVLIGLAGDRKTTTPEIPEPTPAPMPREFRRLRRTLRTMDKLQLATFTRMAAVLVTHKRRRQRSRSRAQAAAT, from the coding sequence ATGAGTCAAAAGCCTGTCACACGGTCGCCCGAGAAGGATCCGCTGAGCGTCCAGATTGGAGGTGCAGCACGCAAGGCTCGAATGGCTTTGAAACTGTCGCAGGAGGAAGCCGCCGAGCTTGTCGGCGTTGCGACGGAAGTCTATGGAAAGTATGAACGGGGCGACCTGCGCCCGAGCACTCCGACGCTTGTAAAGCTCAGCAAGGCGCTCGGGACTTCTGTCGATGTCTTGATCGGGCTCGCTGGTGACAGGAAGACGACGACACCCGAGATTCCCGAACCAACGCCCGCCCCCATGCCGCGAGAGTTTCGACGGCTGCGCCGCACGTTGCGGACAATGGATAAGCTTCAGCTTGCCACCTTCACGCGCATGGCTGCTGTGCTCGTGACGCATAAGCGGCGGCGGCAGCGCTCCCGAAGCCGGGCACAAGCGGCGGCGACCTGA
- a CDS encoding helix-turn-helix domain-containing protein codes for MEDDLLQKTIGEAARTARERLGLTQAQVAQKAGMSAQVYGRIERGGMMPSVPALRRLAAALGVSPAVLLDMSPREVPATDKDLSPETRKAVGLLRTWPESKVAVGCGLLRVLDAAPMRDE; via the coding sequence ATGGAAGACGACCTTCTGCAAAAGACGATCGGAGAGGCTGCCCGAACCGCACGCGAGAGGCTCGGGCTCACTCAGGCCCAAGTAGCGCAAAAGGCTGGCATGAGCGCGCAGGTCTACGGACGAATCGAGCGCGGCGGAATGATGCCTAGCGTTCCGGCACTCCGACGGCTCGCGGCGGCGTTGGGTGTGTCGCCTGCTGTGCTGCTGGATATGAGCCCCCGCGAAGTGCCCGCCACGGACAAGGATCTGTCACCCGAGACCCGGAAGGCTGTCGGGCTCCTGCGGACGTGGCCGGAGTCCAAGGTCGCGGTCGGGTGTGGACTGCTGCGCGTGCTCGACGCTGCGCCGATGCGTGATGAATAG
- a CDS encoding serine/threonine protein kinase has translation MGLTLRHPDIGEMIGDYKVVGFLGAGGLGIVYKVERGGRFFALKLLLVSTLDGRGKREIGILIHLENPGVVRYVGSDFWPDPVIGHPYIVMEFVPGDTLFAFAYSQNPSARKATRIVLEVAVTLGEVHAAGVFHRDVKPENILIREGSERPILIDFGIGSLASAPTVTGSQLPPGTEEFRSPEQIRFKRAHPDGAGQYEYGTADEMWALGVSYYWLLTDVFPFGERTDPGGLDGLRERILSHRPEAPHVVNPRVPLAASLLCMRMLADRPEDRFPVVATLCAALNESLSNAENDATWDPPLGDPDDPQLTTTVEDPERQEASEQRRAFLRAVKRRPRRGRPLPKRDRVFFLPEQMAAPKVPAAAANPDEIPTVDAPGVAPAPAEHELPVKSAPVPPARELEPAAAAPQLRRAAWRLGLAGAVLLVAVVVLSVGANLGGPGSSSRTSEAGPELPLPSTSPGPHATDAGVRGHEVALSAKPLESHPGGDAAPTGAQPPASASNPMPRTTAQTTKNETPKTQPQSSGFRFPVRPAVAAVAACSLLDGGCTGAASQVRPEPPAITCPQGWRETHERFNVTGSGETATVKGYKGEPGELARVKDGPAALQVGKVGGVGFGYVGNLPAGTLLLGQWQLGDDRLFGTFNRAQIPGVGTLPVCLVAGLEIDTGYLDERGNEYLCGPGLGVCLTPGSKHGNAKTATRVLLLVPFGQP, from the coding sequence GTGGGACTGACACTCAGGCACCCGGACATCGGCGAGATGATCGGGGACTACAAGGTCGTGGGGTTCTTGGGCGCGGGGGGCCTCGGGATCGTCTACAAGGTCGAGCGCGGGGGCCGCTTTTTTGCGTTGAAGCTCCTCTTGGTCTCCACGCTGGACGGCAGGGGCAAGCGTGAGATCGGCATTCTCATTCACCTGGAGAACCCCGGCGTCGTCCGCTACGTGGGCTCGGACTTCTGGCCCGACCCGGTTATCGGCCATCCCTATATCGTGATGGAATTCGTGCCGGGCGATACGCTTTTTGCGTTTGCCTACAGCCAAAACCCATCGGCGCGGAAGGCGACGCGTATCGTTCTGGAAGTGGCGGTGACGCTCGGGGAGGTACACGCGGCGGGTGTGTTTCACCGCGACGTGAAGCCTGAGAACATTCTCATTCGGGAAGGGAGCGAGAGACCGATCTTGATTGATTTCGGAATTGGTTCTCTTGCGAGTGCCCCGACTGTCACCGGCTCGCAGCTCCCACCGGGGACAGAGGAGTTCCGATCCCCCGAGCAGATCCGGTTCAAGCGCGCCCACCCTGACGGCGCGGGTCAATACGAGTACGGCACGGCCGACGAGATGTGGGCGTTGGGCGTGAGTTATTACTGGCTGCTTACGGATGTGTTTCCCTTTGGCGAGCGGACGGATCCGGGGGGGCTGGATGGGCTGCGCGAGCGCATCTTGAGCCATCGGCCCGAAGCGCCGCACGTCGTGAACCCCCGAGTGCCGCTGGCAGCCTCGCTGCTGTGCATGAGGATGCTTGCTGATCGACCGGAGGATCGTTTCCCGGTGGTTGCGACGCTGTGCGCGGCTTTGAATGAGTCCCTGTCCAACGCTGAGAACGACGCCACCTGGGATCCGCCGCTCGGGGACCCGGACGATCCGCAGCTCACAACCACGGTCGAGGACCCGGAACGGCAGGAGGCGAGCGAGCAGCGGCGCGCGTTTCTAAGGGCGGTGAAGCGGCGCCCCCGGCGCGGGCGGCCTCTGCCGAAAAGGGACCGGGTGTTCTTCCTGCCCGAGCAGATGGCAGCCCCAAAGGTCCCGGCAGCAGCCGCAAACCCGGACGAGATCCCCACGGTGGACGCGCCCGGCGTGGCCCCGGCCCCGGCAGAGCACGAGCTGCCCGTTAAGAGCGCCCCAGTGCCGCCAGCTCGCGAACTCGAGCCCGCCGCCGCCGCTCCCCAGCTCCGTCGCGCCGCGTGGCGTCTAGGGCTCGCTGGGGCCGTGCTGCTGGTGGCCGTCGTTGTCCTGTCCGTGGGCGCGAACCTGGGGGGACCTGGCTCGTCAAGCCGCACCAGCGAGGCAGGGCCAGAGCTGCCGCTACCGTCCACGTCCCCGGGCCCTCACGCTACCGATGCAGGCGTGCGCGGTCATGAAGTGGCGCTTTCGGCAAAGCCGCTGGAATCTCACCCGGGAGGAGATGCGGCGCCTACGGGGGCTCAACCTCCCGCGTCCGCCTCTAACCCTATGCCTCGCACTACTGCTCAGACGACCAAGAATGAGACTCCCAAAACGCAGCCGCAAAGCTCCGGGTTCCGCTTCCCGGTGAGGCCGGCCGTTGCGGCGGTCGCGGCCTGCTCGCTGCTGGATGGGGGATGCACCGGGGCCGCTTCCCAGGTGCGCCCCGAGCCCCCCGCGATTACGTGTCCGCAGGGATGGCGGGAGACCCACGAGAGGTTCAACGTTACCGGCTCCGGCGAGACCGCCACGGTGAAAGGGTACAAGGGCGAACCCGGGGAGCTGGCCAGGGTGAAGGATGGTCCCGCTGCCCTACAGGTGGGCAAGGTCGGTGGCGTTGGATTCGGTTACGTTGGCAATCTGCCTGCCGGCACCCTTCTACTTGGACAGTGGCAGCTCGGCGACGACCGCCTTTTCGGCACCTTCAACCGGGCGCAGATTCCAGGCGTGGGGACTCTCCCCGTGTGTTTGGTTGCTGGCCTGGAAATCGACACAGGTTATCTGGACGAACGCGGCAATGAATACCTTTGCGGCCCTGGCTTGGGCGTCTGCCTCACTCCCGGAAGCAAGCACGGCAACGCCAAGACTGCCACGCGCGTTCTTCTCCTGGTTCCTTTCGGGCAGCCCTAA
- a CDS encoding DUF2381 family protein produces MVALLAGTAKAAEPAPVTPCVSTARFDLAMVSPEGAPEVCASADETTTFVFDSRVAVGAVEFQPRERLAHWALGQDGLSLYATPKADYLPGERVKVTVRFADGAAPASASFWLVGHASRGTRRVEVFRQPRPPDMLKKERDEAQAEARQCQEDKARLLAEREAPGGLMGAAWLERAGVVAFKDLRSFAREQPGNALGMKDARSYSYTRTGESRPASAAVRLALANPGAEPWTLAGAVLVDATGEQVELARWQEAPIPANGAGAVVVGIEGESAQLGCPCTLKLWEAGGPRTVTLGNVTFPEGKARAQ; encoded by the coding sequence GTGGTCGCCCTGCTCGCTGGTACTGCGAAAGCCGCAGAGCCGGCCCCCGTCACCCCCTGCGTCTCGACGGCTCGCTTTGACTTGGCGATGGTCTCTCCGGAGGGAGCGCCGGAAGTGTGCGCTAGCGCGGACGAGACGACGACCTTCGTCTTTGACTCCCGCGTCGCTGTGGGGGCAGTGGAGTTTCAGCCAAGGGAACGCCTCGCGCATTGGGCACTCGGGCAAGACGGGCTGAGTCTCTACGCCACTCCCAAGGCGGACTATCTGCCGGGGGAGCGGGTAAAGGTGACGGTGCGCTTCGCGGATGGCGCGGCACCGGCGAGCGCGAGCTTTTGGCTCGTGGGTCATGCGTCAAGAGGGACGCGCCGGGTGGAGGTGTTCCGGCAGCCGCGCCCGCCCGACATGCTCAAGAAAGAGCGTGACGAAGCACAGGCCGAAGCGCGCCAGTGCCAAGAGGACAAAGCGCGGCTTCTGGCCGAGCGTGAGGCACCGGGCGGGCTCATGGGAGCCGCGTGGCTGGAGCGGGCCGGGGTCGTGGCGTTCAAAGACCTTCGTTCCTTTGCGAGGGAGCAGCCAGGCAACGCGCTCGGGATGAAGGACGCCAGGAGCTACAGCTACACGCGCACTGGCGAGAGCCGCCCGGCAAGCGCGGCTGTGCGGCTGGCCCTCGCCAACCCTGGCGCGGAGCCCTGGACGCTGGCGGGGGCGGTGCTGGTGGACGCGACGGGGGAACAGGTGGAGCTTGCCCGGTGGCAAGAGGCACCCATTCCCGCGAATGGGGCCGGTGCCGTCGTGGTGGGCATTGAGGGGGAGTCCGCGCAGCTCGGCTGCCCCTGTACCCTCAAGCTGTGGGAGGCAGGGGGGCCGCGTACCGTCACCCTCGGGAACGTCACCTTCCCGGAGGGCAAAGCCAGGGCGCAGTAA
- a CDS encoding Rpn family recombination-promoting nuclease/putative transposase, with protein MPGPHDLFARYTFGRPERAEAELRAVLPAQIVSAVDWSSLRLEPGSVVDPELRETESDLLFTARLRTGRPLLLYVLLEHQSTVDRWMALRMLRYVVRQVERWRQEHPEHALLPVILPLVMYHGPEGAWSAPRRVEDLFELPGESEEERKQWRAWVPRFEYLLDDLTTEREEALKARPGPSLVRLAWLVLRYGRTEELARKLPEWVGLFAQVQAAPEGAEHLRVVLRYLLWTGDKAVHDATGQVLHSVLDEQHAEELMRSYGEELIEQGRQQGLVRGREEGLARGLSRGRAESLLRILALRGIHVEEGARQRILDCTDTDTLDSWFDWVLQATTLSEFLDGGAHASRPKDS; from the coding sequence ATGCCGGGACCTCATGACCTCTTCGCCCGCTATACCTTTGGCCGTCCCGAGCGGGCAGAAGCCGAACTGCGTGCCGTCCTGCCCGCCCAGATCGTCTCCGCGGTGGACTGGTCCAGTCTGCGCCTGGAGCCCGGCAGCGTGGTGGACCCGGAACTGCGCGAGACCGAGAGCGATCTGCTCTTCACGGCCCGCCTGCGGACGGGCCGCCCGCTGCTGCTGTACGTGCTGCTGGAGCACCAGTCCACGGTGGACCGGTGGATGGCGCTGAGAATGCTGCGCTACGTAGTGCGTCAGGTGGAGCGCTGGCGTCAGGAGCACCCGGAGCACGCCTTGTTGCCGGTCATCCTCCCGCTGGTGATGTACCACGGGCCGGAGGGAGCCTGGAGCGCGCCGCGGCGGGTGGAGGACCTGTTCGAGCTGCCCGGGGAGAGCGAGGAGGAGCGGAAGCAATGGCGAGCGTGGGTGCCGCGCTTCGAGTACCTGCTCGATGACCTGACAACCGAACGGGAAGAGGCGTTGAAAGCACGGCCGGGTCCTTCGCTGGTCCGGCTGGCTTGGTTGGTGCTGCGCTACGGGCGGACGGAGGAACTGGCGCGCAAACTGCCAGAGTGGGTGGGCCTCTTCGCCCAGGTGCAGGCAGCGCCAGAGGGCGCCGAACACCTGCGTGTGGTCCTCCGTTACCTACTGTGGACCGGGGACAAGGCCGTCCACGACGCAACGGGGCAGGTGCTACATTCAGTGCTGGATGAGCAACACGCGGAGGAGTTGATGCGGAGCTATGGCGAGGAACTCATCGAGCAGGGACGTCAGCAGGGGTTGGTGCGAGGCAGGGAAGAGGGTCTGGCACGGGGGTTGAGCCGAGGACGTGCCGAGAGCCTCCTGCGGATTCTCGCTCTCCGGGGGATTCACGTGGAGGAAGGAGCGCGGCAGCGCATCCTCGACTGCACGGACACGGACACGCTCGACAGCTGGTTCGACTGGGTCCTCCAGGCCACGACCCTGTCCGAATTTCTGGATGGTGGGGCACATGCGTCTCGACCAAAGGACTCGTGA
- a CDS encoding DUF6766 family protein has translation MSFNEEQLQLGQQAVSLWQYVSSSRFWFKSFQNWQSEFLSVGALVVLSIFLRQKGSPESKPVHIPHRHTGNG, from the coding sequence ATGAGTTTCAACGAGGAGCAGCTCCAGCTCGGTCAGCAGGCCGTGAGCTTATGGCAGTACGTGAGCAGTTCCCGGTTCTGGTTCAAGTCCTTCCAGAACTGGCAGAGCGAGTTCCTCTCCGTCGGGGCGCTCGTGGTTCTCTCCATCTTCCTGCGCCAGAAGGGCTCGCCGGAGTCCAAGCCCGTCCATATACCCCACCGCCACACAGGAAATGGCTGA
- a CDS encoding NUDIX hydrolase, giving the protein MSGTHPWEGNWKVRLYERVRERGYDSLTAFAEARPTVSLVALAEELGEDDITGVQVFSGLVAEAERSKRLTRLVRGQFVRELYEALPDGWPTVMDDAKRFKVAKALGMWSAYTPETHEDRVDQVRAALRAAPPPPGWRPLGPDDELLLTLLPDEEV; this is encoded by the coding sequence ATGAGCGGCACTCATCCTTGGGAGGGCAACTGGAAGGTCCGCCTGTATGAGCGGGTCCGCGAGCGAGGCTATGATTCACTCACCGCCTTCGCCGAGGCACGCCCCACCGTTTCGCTGGTGGCGCTGGCCGAGGAACTCGGCGAGGACGACATCACCGGCGTGCAGGTATTCAGTGGGCTGGTAGCCGAGGCGGAGCGGAGTAAGCGGCTCACACGCCTAGTGCGCGGACAGTTCGTGCGCGAATTGTACGAGGCGCTCCCTGATGGATGGCCGACCGTGATGGACGATGCCAAACGTTTCAAGGTCGCCAAGGCACTCGGCATGTGGTCTGCCTACACACCAGAAACCCATGAGGATCGCGTCGATCAGGTCAGGGCAGCACTCCGTGCCGCACCTCCGCCACCCGGCTGGCGACCACTCGGACCCGACGACGAACTGCTGCTCACCCTCCTGCCTGACGAGGAAGTCTGA